One window of the Aptenodytes patagonicus chromosome 5, bAptPat1.pri.cur, whole genome shotgun sequence genome contains the following:
- the PRPF38A gene encoding pre-mRNA-splicing factor 38A — MANRTVKDAHSIHGTNPQYLVEKIIRTRIYESKYWKEECFGLTAELVVDKAMELKYVGGVYGGNIKPTPFLCLTLKMLQIQPEKDIIVEFIKNEDFKYVRMLGALYMRLTGTAIDCYKYLEPLYNDYRKIKSQNRNGEFELMHVDEFIDELLHEERVCDIILPRLQKRYVLEEAEQLEPRVSALEEDMDDVESSEEEEEEDEKLERAPSPDHRRRGYRDLDKPRRSPAVRYRRSRSRSPRRRSRSPKRRSPSPRRERHRSKSPRRHRSRSRERRHRSRSKSPGHHRSHRHRSHSKSPERSKKSHKKSRRGNE; from the exons ATGGCGAACCGGACGGTGAAGGACGCGCACAGCATCCACGGCACCAACCCGCAGTACCTGGTGGAGAAGATCATCCGCACCCGCATCTACGAGTCCAAGTACTGGAAGGAGGAGTGCTTCGGCCTGACGG CCGAGCTGGTGGTGGACAAGGCCATGGAGCTGAAGTACGTGGGGGGCGTCTATGGCGGGAACATTAAGCCTACGCCCTTCTTGTGCTTGACGCTGAAGATGCTGCAGATCCAGCCCGAAAAGGACATCATCGTGGAGTTCATAAAAAACGAGGACTTCAA GTATGTCCGAATGCTTGGTGCATTGTACATGAGATTGACAGGCACTGCCATTGACTGCTACAAGTATCTTGAACCACTGTACAATGACTATcgaaaaataaaaagtcagaacAGAAATGGGG aaTTTGAACTGATGCATGTGGATGAATTTATTGATGAACTACTCCACGAGGAACGTGTATGCGATATCATTCTGCCCCGATTACAG AAACGGTATGTTCTGGAAGAAGCTGAGCAACTCGAGCCTCGTGTTAGTGCTTTGGAAGAAGACATGGATGATGTAGAATctagtgaggaggaggaagaggaagacgaAAAG CTGGAACGAGCACCCTCTCCTGACCACCGCAGAAGAGGCTACAGAGACCTTGATAAACCTCGCAGATCTCCAGCTGTGCGATACAGGCGGAGCCGAAGCAGGTCTCCAAGAAG GCGAAGCCGCTCTCCAAAGAGAAGAAG TCCGTCACCACGCCGGGAGAGACATCGCAGCAAAAGCCCAAGGCGACACCGGAGCAGATCCAGGGAGAGGCGCCACAGATCAAGATCTAAATctccag GGCATCATCGTAGTCACAGACACAGAAGTCATTCCAAATCACCTGAAAG atctAAGAAAAGTCACAAGAAGAGTCGCCGAGGGAATGAATAA